One window from the genome of Cricetulus griseus strain 17A/GY chromosome 2, alternate assembly CriGri-PICRH-1.0, whole genome shotgun sequence encodes:
- the Dsc2 gene encoding desmocollin-2 isoform X2, giving the protein MAATGAARLRCPTLGLPPLLTLAILALACDACKEVVLQVPSELPAEKFVGRVNLKDCLKSANLIHPSDPDFQVLEDGSVFTTNSVVLSSGQRSFTIWLFNSDSQEERQLSVHLEGPVEVLNKKLHTEKVLSRAKRRWAPIPCSMLENSLGPFPLFLQQIQSDTAQNYTIYYSIRGPGVDREPLNLFYVERDTGNLFCTGPVDREQYESFELTAFATTPDGYTPEYPLTLIIKVEDENDNYPVFTKTLYSFTVLENSAVGSVVGEVCATDNDEPDTMHTRLRYSILEQWPSPPTLFSMHPTTGVITTTSSQLDRELIDKYQLKIKVQDMDGQYFGLQTTATCIITIGDVNDNLPTFTRNVYVTSVEENTVNVEILRLTVQDKDLVNSPNWRANYTILKGNENGNFKIATDPQTNEGILCVVKPLNYEERQQVTLQIGVVNEALYTREASARSPMSTATVTVTVKDVDEGPECIPPAQTVRIQENVPVGTRNDGYKAYDPDNRSSSGIRYRKLSDPRGWVRVNEDSGSITIFRTLDREAETVRNGIYNITVLALDADGRSCTGTLGIILEDVNDNGPFIPKQTVVICKATMSSAEIVAVDPDEPVNGPPFDFSLESSDSEVRRMWRLTRINDTAARLSYQNDPSFGSYVVPIRVTDRLGLSSVTSLNVIVCDCITESDCTARSGERTGYADMRLGPWAILAILLGIALLFCILFTLVCSVSQTTKQQKILPDDLAQQNLIVSNTEAPGDDKVYSTNGFTTQTVGASGQAAFGAVGGGVKGGGQETIEMVKGGHQTLETCGGAGYHHHTLDPCRGGHVEVDNYRYTYSEWHNFTQPRLGEKVQLCHENDNQNLAQDYVLSYNYEGRGSAAGSVGCCSDQQEEDGLEFLDHLEPKFRTLAEICAKR; this is encoded by the exons ATGGCGGCTACAGGAGCTGCGCGCTTGCGGTGTCCAACCCTTGGCCTTCCGCCCCTACTGACCCTAGCG ATCCTTGCACTTGCCTGTGATGCATGTAAAGAAGTGGTCCTTCAGGTCCCCTCTGAACTACCTGCTGAGAAATTTGTTGGCCGAG TGAACCTCAAGGACTGCCTTAAATCTGCAAATCTCATTCATCCGAGTGATCCTGATTTCCAAGTCTTAGAAGATGGTTCTGTGTTCACAACCAATTCTGTTGTTTTGTCCTCGGGCCAAAGAAGCTTTACTATATGGCTTTTCAACTCAGACAGCCAAGAAGAAAGGCAGCTATCTGTCCATTTAGAGGGTCCAGTAGAG GTACTAAATAAAAAACTGCACACAGAGAAAGTCCTCAGTCGTGCCAAGAGAAGATGGGCTCCTATCCCCTGTTCCATGCTAGAGAATTCTTTGGGTCCCTTCCCATTGTTTCTTCAGCAG ATCCAATCTGATACAGCTCAAAACTACACCATATACTATTCCATCAGAGGCCCAGGAGTTGATAGAGAACCTCTAAACTTGTTTTATGTGGAAAGAGATACTGGAAACCTGTTTTGCACTGGTCCCGTGGATCGTGAGCAGTATGAGTCCTTTGAG CTGACTGCATTTGCAACAACTCCAGATGGGTATACCCCAGAGTATCCACTGACCCTCATCATTAAGGTAGAGGATGAGAATGATAACTACCCGGTTTTTACAAAGACACTATACAGTTTCACGGTTTTGGAAAACAGTGCAGTTG GTTCTGTCGTGGGGGAGGTCTGTGCGACTGACAACGATGAGCCTGATACAATGCACACTCGACTGAGGTACTCCATCCTGGAGCAGTGGCCTTCCCCACCCACCTTATTTAGTATGCATCCCACTACTGGTGTGATCACAACCACGTCATCCCAGCTGGACAGAGAG ctAATTGACAAATACCAGTTGAAAATAAAAGTACAGGATATGGATGGCCAGTATTTTGGTTTGCAGACAACAGCAACCTGCATCATTACTATTGGAGATGTGAATGACAACTTGCCAACATTCACTCGCAATGTC tatgTGACATCAGTGGAAGAAAATACAGTTAATGTGGAAATCTTACGTCTTACCGTTCAGGATAAAGATTTAGTTAACTCTCCTAATTGGAGAGCTAATTACACCATTTTAAAAGgcaatgaaaatggaaattttaaaattgcaacCGATCCCCAAACCAATGAAGGCATTCTGTGTGTGGTTAAG CCTCTGAACTATGAAGAGCGGCAGCAGGTGACCCTGCAAATTGGTGTAGTTAATGAAGCCCTGTACACGAGAGAGGCTAGTGCAAGGTCACCCATGAGCACAGCCACAGTGACTGTCACCGTGAAAGATGTGGACGAGGGCCCCGAGTGTATCCCTCCAGCACAAACTGTGCGgattcaagaaaatgtaccagTTGGTACCAGAAATGATGGGTATAAGGCATATGATCCCGACAACAGAAGCAGCAGTGGTATAAG GTACAGGAAGTTAAGTGACCCAAGAGGGTGGGTCAGAGTTAATGAAGACTCAGGATCAATCACCATTTTCCGAACCCTCGATCGAGAGGCCGAGACTGTCAGAAATGGCATCTATAATATTACAGTCCTTGCATTAGATGCAG ATGGGAgaagctgtactggaactctggGAATCATACTTGAAGATGTGAATGACAATGGTCCATTCATACCCAAGCAGACGGTGGTGATATGTAAGGCCACCATGTCCTCTGCTGAAATTGTTGCAGTTGATCCCGATGAGCCAGTGAATGGCCCACCATTTGATTTTAGTTTGGAGAGTTCTGATTCGGAAGTACGGAGGATGTGGAGGCTCACGAGAATTAATG atACAGCTGCTCGTCTTTCCTATCAGAATGACCCTTCATTTGGATCCTACGTAGTTCCTATCCGAGTTACAGACAGGCTTGGTCTGTCCTCAGTCACTTCACTGAATGTCATTGTTTGTGACTGCATTACTGAAAGTGACTGCACAGCCCGCTCAGGAGAAAGGACCGGCTATGCAGACATGAGACTTGGACCATGGGCTATTCTTGCTATACTGTTGGGCATAGCCTTGCTGTTTT gtATACTGTTTACTTTAGTCTGTAGTGTTTCCCagacaacaaaacaacagaaaattctTCCTGATGACTTAGCACAGCAGAACCTAATTGTATCAAACACCGAGGCTCCTGGAGATGACAAAGTT TATTCCACAAATGGCTTCACAACCCAAACTGTGGGAGCTTCTGGGCAGGCAGCCTTTGGTGCCGTGGGAGGAGGAGTCAAAGGTGGAGGTCAAGAGACCATTGAGATGGTGAAAGGAGGGCACCAGACCTTGGAGACCTGTGGGGGGGCTGGCTATCATCACCACACCCTGGATCCCTGCAGAGGAGGACATGTGGAAGTGGACAACTACAGATACACTTACTCTGAGTGGCACAATTTTACTCAGCCCCGACTTGGTGAA AAAGTGCAGTTGTGCCATGAGAACGACAATCAAAATCTCGCTCAAGACTATGTCCTGTCTTACAACTATGAAGGTAGAGGCTCAGCTGCTGGCTCTGTGGGTTGCTGTAGTGACCAACAGGAAGAAGATGGGCTTGAGTTTTTGGACCATTTGGAGCCTAAATTTAGGACATTAGCAGAAATATGTGCAAAGAGATGA
- the Dsc2 gene encoding desmocollin-2 isoform X3: protein MAATGAARLRCPTLGLPPLLTLAILALACDACKEVVLQVPSELPAEKFVGRVNLKDCLKSANLIHPSDPDFQVLEDGSVFTTNSVVLSSGQRSFTIWLFNSDSQEERQLSVHLEGPVEVLNKKLHTEKVLSRAKRRWAPIPCSMLENSLGPFPLFLQQIQSDTAQNYTIYYSIRGPGVDREPLNLFYVERDTGNLFCTGPVDREQYESFELTAFATTPDGYTPEYPLTLIIKVEDENDNYPVFTKTLYSFTVLENSAVGSVVGEVCATDNDEPDTMHTRLRYSILEQWPSPPTLFSMHPTTGVITTTSSQLDRELIDKYQLKIKVQDMDGQYFGLQTTATCIITIGDVNDNLPTFTRNVYVTSVEENTVNVEILRLTVQDKDLVNSPNWRANYTILKGNENGNFKIATDPQTNEGILCVVKPLNYEERQQVTLQIGVVNEALYTREASARSPMSTATVTVTVKDVDEGPECIPPAQTVRIQENVPVGTRNDGYKAYDPDNRSSSGIRYRKLSDPRGWVRVNEDSGSITIFRTLDREAETVRNGIYNITVLALDADGRSCTGTLGIILEDVNDNGPFIPKQTVVICKATMSSAEIVAVDPDEPVNGPPFDFSLESSDSEVRRMWRLTRINDTAARLSYQNDPSFGSYVVPIRVTDRLGLSSVTSLNVIVCDCITESDCTARSGERTGYADMRLGPWAILAILLGIALLFCILFTLVCSVSQTTKQQKILPDDLAQQNLIVSNTEAPGDDKVYSTNGFTTQTVGASGQAAFGAVGGGVKGGGQETIEMVKGGHQTLETCGGAGYHHHTLDPCRGGHVEVDNYRYTYSEWHNFTQPRLGEETIRGHTLIKN, encoded by the exons ATGGCGGCTACAGGAGCTGCGCGCTTGCGGTGTCCAACCCTTGGCCTTCCGCCCCTACTGACCCTAGCG ATCCTTGCACTTGCCTGTGATGCATGTAAAGAAGTGGTCCTTCAGGTCCCCTCTGAACTACCTGCTGAGAAATTTGTTGGCCGAG TGAACCTCAAGGACTGCCTTAAATCTGCAAATCTCATTCATCCGAGTGATCCTGATTTCCAAGTCTTAGAAGATGGTTCTGTGTTCACAACCAATTCTGTTGTTTTGTCCTCGGGCCAAAGAAGCTTTACTATATGGCTTTTCAACTCAGACAGCCAAGAAGAAAGGCAGCTATCTGTCCATTTAGAGGGTCCAGTAGAG GTACTAAATAAAAAACTGCACACAGAGAAAGTCCTCAGTCGTGCCAAGAGAAGATGGGCTCCTATCCCCTGTTCCATGCTAGAGAATTCTTTGGGTCCCTTCCCATTGTTTCTTCAGCAG ATCCAATCTGATACAGCTCAAAACTACACCATATACTATTCCATCAGAGGCCCAGGAGTTGATAGAGAACCTCTAAACTTGTTTTATGTGGAAAGAGATACTGGAAACCTGTTTTGCACTGGTCCCGTGGATCGTGAGCAGTATGAGTCCTTTGAG CTGACTGCATTTGCAACAACTCCAGATGGGTATACCCCAGAGTATCCACTGACCCTCATCATTAAGGTAGAGGATGAGAATGATAACTACCCGGTTTTTACAAAGACACTATACAGTTTCACGGTTTTGGAAAACAGTGCAGTTG GTTCTGTCGTGGGGGAGGTCTGTGCGACTGACAACGATGAGCCTGATACAATGCACACTCGACTGAGGTACTCCATCCTGGAGCAGTGGCCTTCCCCACCCACCTTATTTAGTATGCATCCCACTACTGGTGTGATCACAACCACGTCATCCCAGCTGGACAGAGAG ctAATTGACAAATACCAGTTGAAAATAAAAGTACAGGATATGGATGGCCAGTATTTTGGTTTGCAGACAACAGCAACCTGCATCATTACTATTGGAGATGTGAATGACAACTTGCCAACATTCACTCGCAATGTC tatgTGACATCAGTGGAAGAAAATACAGTTAATGTGGAAATCTTACGTCTTACCGTTCAGGATAAAGATTTAGTTAACTCTCCTAATTGGAGAGCTAATTACACCATTTTAAAAGgcaatgaaaatggaaattttaaaattgcaacCGATCCCCAAACCAATGAAGGCATTCTGTGTGTGGTTAAG CCTCTGAACTATGAAGAGCGGCAGCAGGTGACCCTGCAAATTGGTGTAGTTAATGAAGCCCTGTACACGAGAGAGGCTAGTGCAAGGTCACCCATGAGCACAGCCACAGTGACTGTCACCGTGAAAGATGTGGACGAGGGCCCCGAGTGTATCCCTCCAGCACAAACTGTGCGgattcaagaaaatgtaccagTTGGTACCAGAAATGATGGGTATAAGGCATATGATCCCGACAACAGAAGCAGCAGTGGTATAAG GTACAGGAAGTTAAGTGACCCAAGAGGGTGGGTCAGAGTTAATGAAGACTCAGGATCAATCACCATTTTCCGAACCCTCGATCGAGAGGCCGAGACTGTCAGAAATGGCATCTATAATATTACAGTCCTTGCATTAGATGCAG ATGGGAgaagctgtactggaactctggGAATCATACTTGAAGATGTGAATGACAATGGTCCATTCATACCCAAGCAGACGGTGGTGATATGTAAGGCCACCATGTCCTCTGCTGAAATTGTTGCAGTTGATCCCGATGAGCCAGTGAATGGCCCACCATTTGATTTTAGTTTGGAGAGTTCTGATTCGGAAGTACGGAGGATGTGGAGGCTCACGAGAATTAATG atACAGCTGCTCGTCTTTCCTATCAGAATGACCCTTCATTTGGATCCTACGTAGTTCCTATCCGAGTTACAGACAGGCTTGGTCTGTCCTCAGTCACTTCACTGAATGTCATTGTTTGTGACTGCATTACTGAAAGTGACTGCACAGCCCGCTCAGGAGAAAGGACCGGCTATGCAGACATGAGACTTGGACCATGGGCTATTCTTGCTATACTGTTGGGCATAGCCTTGCTGTTTT gtATACTGTTTACTTTAGTCTGTAGTGTTTCCCagacaacaaaacaacagaaaattctTCCTGATGACTTAGCACAGCAGAACCTAATTGTATCAAACACCGAGGCTCCTGGAGATGACAAAGTT TATTCCACAAATGGCTTCACAACCCAAACTGTGGGAGCTTCTGGGCAGGCAGCCTTTGGTGCCGTGGGAGGAGGAGTCAAAGGTGGAGGTCAAGAGACCATTGAGATGGTGAAAGGAGGGCACCAGACCTTGGAGACCTGTGGGGGGGCTGGCTATCATCACCACACCCTGGATCCCTGCAGAGGAGGACATGTGGAAGTGGACAACTACAGATACACTTACTCTGAGTGGCACAATTTTACTCAGCCCCGACTTGGTGAA GAAACCATTAGAGGACACACtctgattaaaaattaa